The Triticum aestivum cultivar Chinese Spring chromosome 4B, IWGSC CS RefSeq v2.1, whole genome shotgun sequence sequence CTCTTAGCTACAACTAAACCCTCTGGGACATCATGTGGCATGTGACCACAATGGCCGCAGGTCGGGCGGCGCCATTTATCCTAGTCCCCCAATTAGAAATTCGCCCATATTTGACTTTTGGGGGAcgggctagagatgctctaagtccCCGGATACGCAATAGAATGACAGAGGCAAGGTGGCAGGGGCGGAGATCGGACCCAGGAACCCAAGGCCTGGGCCTGAGGCATGAGGCCCAACTCCTTTGATGACTATAGCAACTACCTAGCATGTAGGGCCCAAATCCAGGAcaacgctcgaaggcggcccggggCCCGTCGCCGGCCTGGCTTCGCCTCTGCCAGGTGGCTTGTGTGCCTCGAGCCGTAAAAGTAACATCCATGTCCCCAAATGCGCGGAGGACCTACGACAACGACAACTCATCTCCGATGTGAGTAGGAAGTGCGACAACAATTTGAGTCGGTGCGTTGGTGATTTTGTGCGGTGAGGAAGGAGAATATTACGGGCTATAATTATTCTCCTAAGATTGTCGTGAGCAGGCTATGATTGCGGGCTATAATTATCACCTTTGATGGGCGAGGCTTCCTCGACCTGGTGAGCTCCATGGTTCTTCAAATGGTGGGCATGGATGAGGCATTCTGTCATCTAGGAGGGACAAGACTTGGGGTGGCTACTCTTGCCCTTTTCAAGTGGTCTTCTGTCGGTGTTATCCCCTACCTGGATTTCTGAGTGGGCCCTGCGTGGTATCTCAAGGGAGTCTTGGCTGGTGTTGCTCTTCGAAGGTGTCGCTAGACAGTGCAACCTCATCTATGTTGTGTTGTCCAACTGTTGTTGTAGCTCTTTCCTTGCTGTATAACTACCGGAGGGTTGTATGGTCATTGAGTATACGTGTGGCGCATCGGAGAAAGATGACATTGTGCAAGGTACCGTGGGGGAAGGAGGTGTAGAGATATGCGGGGTGTAAGTAGCTGCCAGAGCTATGGCttcatgcatcgattgatgcagaggccgggggttttcCTCCTTTTTCTAAAAAAAGTAGTTGCCAGAGCTATATGGGAAGGGAAGGGGGGAGACGCGCCACATCAGTCCTCATCAAGGCAAGTGTAGTCACCAAACGGCGCAGCAGGAAGGGAGGTGTCGTCAAGGAAGCGGGGGAGGCGAGAAGTCACCCGAGCATGCCAACCCTCGTTAGAGTATGTGAAAGGAGAAAATGAGGTAAGGTTGAGGGTTAGGGTTTCTGTTTTGATGTGCAGCTGAAACATATAGTGCCCAAATAGCTCTTGTATGTCAGACAGCACATAATATAGAAACGGCATAACATTTCAGCATATACCACACGTATATGATGACCCGTGCGTTTGGTACGACTGTGCTTTCACACAGCCCGTATTAATGACTAAAAATATATATCCTGCATGTGTTGGCACTAAAATTCAATAGGGGCCAGCTGGGAAGGAGAATTACAAATGACGAATGTAGCTCCTTGCTGGTCATAACAGATAACGGACTAGGTCCTGCAATAATGCTAATCCTCTTACCTATGCACTAAGACAAAAGAGTAGCTAGGTCGCAGGTTGAACAATAGTATTCGTTCTGATCCATTCAATTACATTACATGGAAAACTTGCTACGATTTCTTTGCTCGAAAGGCCGTCCGGCCAGAATAGAACAGAAATGAAAACGACGAACGCCCGCGATAGTCATCAAGTATAGTTAGCGGTTACACACTAATGCTAGTCCTTCAGGTCTATAAATGGAACCCTCGTCTTCACGTACCACTCACACACACAACACACGAGAAAGACAGAGCGAGCAAGAATCTGTCCCTATTCCTCATAGAGACGGCCATGGCCATTCCTCCTAAAAATGCTCTCTACTTCCTGCTGCTCGTCTCCAGCTTCATCCTTGGCGCCATGGCGGATCTAGCCTTATCATGCCCTTCCCGCTGTGAAGTGGAGCTACAATGGACCTTATACGCGCGGCAGATTGGGGGCGGAGCAAACGCGAACCAGGAAGAGATGGTTCACTCCGTGCACCCCACCACAGGATTTGGTACGATCGTCGTCAACAACTGGGATGTGCTCGACGCGCCTCTGCCTAACGCAGCCATAGTTGCCCGTGCAAGAGGCACTCACACCAAGGCTGGCCCAGCCGCCGGTGACTGGTTCACTTCTCTCAGCATAGTCTTCGAGGGAGCCAGGTATTGAATTATTAGCTATGTTCTCTATCTTTTTGCAAAAGAAATTCATTAGATCCCAACTGCATGCTGGAGGTCCTTACATTGTGACTATTTTTGCATAGCTTGATTACAAGTAAAATAGTTGTATCTCTATAGAAGTTAAGATTATATATATGCTATGCAGTCGCACGCACACATTTACAAGCTTTTTTTAATATTATTGTTGCCCGCTTGAAATAGGTTCAATGGGTCGACCTTTCAAGTCATGGGGATCACCAATACAGATGGTCTGTGGGCTATTGTTGGCGGTACCAAAGAATTGTCCAGGGCAGATGGCACCATTAAACATACTCTGTTAAGGGCGACGGCCCTTGAGAACTATAGACAACTTGATATTCGTGCATTCTATACCCCGCCTGCGGTAAGTTGAAGATAcgataagaaaactctgcataatTAAGATGACAATAATCTATCTGGCAAACAATTAACTACCAAAAATGGTATTGTTCATTAGGCACGAATGGTATTGTTAGATTTTGTAGATAATTAATAACCAAAGCAGCAATATAGTAAGTGGTAATGGTAAAAGGGACACAAAACTATAGTTATTTTATAGTTAATTACTTACCTTTCATACAAATCGGTAATGGATAAAGTAGCACATGATTGGTCCTTAAATTTTTTAAGAGATGTTAACATTTTGGAGATGAGGGTGCAGTAGTTATGCTAACCTTACTATTGGTTTTCTTCAATTTCTACAGGTTAATGCAAATGGTATTGCTGCCCAGTAATATGATTAAAGGTGCGTTGATGTTGCATATATACCCCGCATGGGTAGATCTGACAAGAACTACGTCGTGAGGTTGTTGTCATTGGTGTTGTTGTATTTAAAATAATTTGTGGATTTCTATCATGGGATAGTAAATTATTCCTAAAATCCACAGTGTGGTATTTATTATTATATGTAATATATTTTGTATGCATGCTTTGGATCCGCAGTGTGGCAAGAAAATATTTACATTATTTGAAGGAACACACGAGTGAGATGANNNNNNNNNNATAGTTATTTTCAATACCTTTTAACAGTCGCATTCCGCCGTAAGGATCTTTCGTTCCATAGCCATCCAGAGGAAGATCTTGCATTTGGCAGGCATCCAAACTTTCCAAACAGAGTTGTATAGCTTTGATCTAGTAATTGCCTCAAACTGGAAGTGGTATATGTTGAACTTGCAGAATAAGCCCTATCAGCCGTAAGCTTCCAAATAATTTGATCATTCACCGCTGGAGCTAGGGTGATGTGCTGAAGAAGATTTGCAAAAGTAAGCAGCTCTTCCATCATGTCGTCCGTCCAGACGCGTTCCAGATTGTGAACCCAACTATCACGTTTCAGCGCATCAGCCACCATTCTGCTCGTACGAGCATAATCAATGAAAAGGGCAGGGCTACATTTCTCGTTGCCAATCCATTTAGCCATGAATCCTTCCAAAACAggttgttttaccatttgccagtGGTCACCCTTGATGTTGTTGCAAACACGGCGAAGTCATCGTATCACATGGATCCAGCAGCCCAGGTTAGGCAAATGCAAGGGTGTCCATCTTAGCCACAACCTACGTAGGCAaagagctccacttaatttgttcATATCCTGAAGGCCAAGACCACCTAAGAGTTTTGGGCAAAGAGCTCCACTTATTTTCCTCCATTGCATTTATTCTCACCACACCAAAACCAAGCTCTTGTGCGCTGGTTGAACCATCACAACAGCTACATGGGTAGCCGATGTGTGGTCAGTAGGTAAACCGGTAGAGATCTTAGCACTGCCTCTGCTTCTGGCCTCCCCTGCAAATTAATCAATCTAAAATGTCAGCGCTTTACGCCCCAAATTTATTAACAGTATATGTTCTATTTAATGTCCTGCCTCAAAGAACAATTAGGCATTTTTTAGTACGCACTGAGCATCGGCAaacgatctcggcgttctcctgcATTGATTTGGTCCTCTCGGTGTTCAGCTGCTCATCCATACCTAACCAAAGCCGATCTTCCATGAATACAAGTTATAGAAATTGCATGCATCACCCAAGTGGGTCGAAACTAAGTCCTAGTTCTGGTCTAATAACACTTTTGTTGGTTCCTCCGTGTGTTTGTGAACTCTAGTGCACTCATACTAGAGGGGCACGGTTGCTTGTCGGGTGGTGCATTGTTGAGACGCAACCTGAATTTTTCAAGCAAACCATTACTTTTTGTTAGGTTCAACTGCAAAGTATGACTGTTAAAAGTAATTGCCGGACTAGGAGAACTAACAAGTTATCTGCAGGAACAAGTTCTCAGGCGGGGCAGTGAACTTGATTAAAATCTCTTTAGGGGAGAAATGCAGAGAAATTATTTAGGGCAGTGAACTTGATTAAGCCGCTCTCCAAAAGTATAGTTATTTTATAGTCAATTATTTACCTTTCATACAAAAAGGTAATTATGATTTTGGAGCAGAGAGTGCAATAATTATGCTTATATTACTATTGATTTTCTTCATTTTCGACACGTCGGTGCAAATGGTATTGCTGTCCAGTAATTTGATTAAGGATGTGTTGATGTTGCATACCCCGAGTGGGTACATATGTGACAAGAACTACGTCCTCATGTTGTTGTCACTAGTGATCTTATATTTAAAATAATATGTGGATTTCTATCATAGGGTACTAAATTATTCCTCAAATCCATGCAGTGCTCTGTTTATTGTTATCATGTAATATATTTGGTATGATTTGGATCAAATACTTATATATGGCCGAGAAAAGAAGTNNNNNNNNNNAGGGCAGATGGCACCATTAAACATACTCTGT is a genomic window containing:
- the LOC123089782 gene encoding uncharacterized protein, whose product is MAIPPKNALYFLLLVSSFILGAMADLALSCPSRCEVELQWTLYARQIGGGANANQEEMVHSVHPTTGFGTIVVNNWDVLDAPLPNAAIVARARGTHTKAGPAAGDWFTSLSIVFEGARFNGSTFQVMGITNTDGLWAIVGGTKELSRADGTIKHTLLRATALENYRQLDIRAFYTPPAVNANGIAAQ